TCGACCGGACTCTCCGACCACCACGGAACAACCTCCGGAGCAGCGATCAGCGAAGCCAACGCAGCCAGTGCCGGCATGGGGATCATCTCCCCCTTGCTCATCAACGTCGCGGTGGATGCCGGACTGAACTGGCGTGTCGGGATGAGCCTTTCGATCGTTCTCGCCGGTGTGCTCGCCGCGGCAACCACGCTGACCCACCGACAGTCGACTGCACAGATCCGCATAATTCCCGATCAACGACATTCGGAGAGCGGGGGCTTGCCACCGCGATACTGGCTGGCGTGGACTTGCCTGCTGGCCACCATGTCCGTTGAGGCCGGCCTGATGCTGTGGTCGCCTGAGCAACTCCGAGAGCACACCGGAATGGCTGCGGACACGGCTGCCATCGGAGTTTCCGCTGTACTCGGCGGCATGCTGGTCGGGCGGCTCGCGGGAGGGTGGGTGGTGGCGCGGGTCCTCACCGTACCGTCGATGTTCGCCGCACTGGCGATCGCGGCGGCGGGATTTGCCGTGTTCTGGTCCACGGCCGAACCCGAAGTCGCCATAGCCGGCCTCATCTGCTGTGGGTTTGGTATGTCGTTGCACTTCCCGCTCGGCGTGGCCCTCACCATGCGGACGTCGAATCAGCAACCCGAAGTCGCCATGTCCCGCAACTCCTACGGCATCGCATTCGGCTTGGGGGCCGCGCCTTTCCTCCTCGGCGCCCTCGCGGATCTGCTCGGGATTCGTGCGGCATTCGGGTTGGTTCCCCTATGCCTGCTCGTCGCGGCCCTGTCGGTCGGACAACTGACGCGGCTGGAGCGACAGGACCAGCTCACGTCATGGCAGTGGCGTAGTTCGCCTGGCCGGTGTTGCCGTGCAGTCCGAGATAGGAGGTGACATTTACGACGCGGCCGAATCCTTATCCGGAAATGCGCGCGCGGGTGAGTCGGAACGTGCCGCCCGCATGAACGGCCAGAACGCGCTCCCAGTCGTCGGTCAGCTTCCAGAGCACTTTGTCACGGAGGATTCCAGCGTTGTCGACGACAACGTCGATTCAGCCGGTGTCGCCAGAAGTACCTGACCGCGCCGGGGACGGAAATTTCGCGAGAGGGTGCCGTTGGTAGTCCTGCAGCCCGGCCCCGATCAGCTCCGCGAGCAGCGGGTGACCAAGCCGACCCGGTGGTGGTGTGCAGAATTCCGACCAGCTCAGCTGTGCTTCAGGCCGATGAACACGCCCCGGATCGTCGAGAGTACTGGACGGGGATTCTCCGGCAGGAAGCTCCCCGGATAGATTGCCTAGCAGAGTTTTTGGCGACCAGGCGATAGTGACTAGGTGTAGGGGGCTGGACATTGAGGAAATCTTCGGCCAGGATGCGCTGATAGCGCTCCACTTTCCCGTTGTGACGCTCCGTGTAGGGCTTGGTCTTCTGATGTCGGGTCCGATTGCCGACGATGCGCGCGAAGTATCCTGATCGGTAACAGGCGCCGTTGTCTGTGACGATCCCGGTGGATGTGGTTGATGCCGTGGGCGGCAAACCACACCTTCGATCGGGTCAGGAACGCGGCGGCGGTGGCGCCCTTCTCATCGGCCAGGGGTTCGGTGTAAGCGAGCCGGGAGAACCCGTCGACGATGGAGTACAGGTAGACGTAGCCGCGCTTCGCGCCGCTGACTTCGCCCTGTCCGCGGCCTTGGCCTGATCGCTGTCGCGGCCGTGGATGCGCCAGCCGCCACCGTCGGGGACCGCCCGACCTTCTTGACGTCCAAGATCAGGTTGAACTCGCGCTACGCGGGTTGACTGCCTGATGCTCGCGATCAACGCGCCCGACACGTCAATCCGCCACCGCTAGCGTCACGAACGTCCGACCCCGCAACAACTAGGGATCGTGTCGAGCTCAACATGAGCGCCCGTTGTTGTCGTTGCAGGAAGGCGGGGCCGAGGTGCCATCGTTCGTCGCAGAACCGGGACGTCGGCTCCAGCACGGATCCGGGGAGGAGTGGCCGCTGTGGCGGACGGTGCGGAACCAGAACATACGCTGCTCGCTCAGCGAATCTGACCAACAACAACTACCGCTGGTCGGCATCCTCCAGTTCGAGTGCAGCCGGAGGATGTCGCTGCGGGTCGTCCAGCACCATTGTCAGGAAAGCGTGTGGAATCCTCGGCCAGCTGTCGTGCCACTGGCCTTCGCAGAGATCGTGTTCCAGGGCGCGGACCAGAGAGGTGATCCAGGGGCCTTCGTCGCGCAGTAGCCGGATCAGGCCGGTGTCGGCGCAGATCGCCACGACCGGCACGAGTGCCTTCTTGGCCTCAACGGTCTGTCCGGCCGCCGCAAGGCAGGACGCGAGCAGCAGTTGTGCCTGTAGTGCTGCTCGTGGTCGACGGGC
The DNA window shown above is from Nocardia sp. NBC_01730 and carries:
- a CDS encoding MFS transporter — encoded protein: MTRLVRDRVTWLHYAQQGAFGYFQFGFGPSVLLFRQEADVSRTVAGLYGPALAVGAVIGGALFPHLTRRLPLAVVLSIALGGLASGVAMFCLVPSVAGTLVAATVAMTFGILVLSGVSTGLSDHHGTTSGAAISEANAASAGMGIISPLLINVAVDAGLNWRVGMSLSIVLAGVLAAATTLTHRQSTAQIRIIPDQRHSESGGLPPRYWLAWTCLLATMSVEAGLMLWSPEQLREHTGMAADTAAIGVSAVLGGMLVGRLAGGWVVARVLTVPSMFAALAIAAAGFAVFWSTAEPEVAIAGLICCGFGMSLHFPLGVALTMRTSNQQPEVAMSRNSYGIAFGLGAAPFLLGALADLLGIRAAFGLVPLCLLVAALSVGQLTRLERQDQLTSWQWRSSPGRCCRAVRDRR